A window of Rhinatrema bivittatum chromosome 2, aRhiBiv1.1, whole genome shotgun sequence contains these coding sequences:
- the LOC115083188 gene encoding t-SNARE domain-containing protein 1-like: protein MSQARPVQLRKSNFLPEEVDMLVQHVMRHQDLLYGPQSRRVGAYRKEQIWKRIRHGVNSVFHHNRSIGELMHKWRDLRRLVKRKQARRIAEGEGSHISFSPSEQLILSTISEAAGSQMMSNLDLHRENPKGSTIVCGQAERLLLQQSAGILDAISSLPEVVHQESQALRDTIREDGQGLQQVMRELCRATQEQTEVWRELLQRLPLVQPQAPAAPWASMGPWMQYPPPYGAPAHAEMPAVGQQPAPQPGVAYPWMAPPPPPPAVLAAPPPELQQPLAGPSCSHELTQPPVPLEGSVSSGRSPLQRSSRLGQPKLPEGRRRGRPRK, encoded by the exons ATGTCTCAGGCACGTCCTGTTCAGCTGCGTAAGTCCAACTTCTTACCAGAGGAAGTGGATATGCTTGTCCAGCATGTCATGAGGCACCAGGATCTGCTATATGGCCCACAGTCACGAAGGGTGGGTGCATACCGTAAAGAGCAGATCTGGAAGCGGATCAGGCATGGTGTGAACTCAGTGTTCCACCACAACCGGAGCATTGGGGAACTGATGCACAAGTGGAGGGACCTGAGAAGGCTtgtgaagcggaagcaggccagACGGATTGCGGAGGGAGAAGGCAGCCACATCAGCTTCTCTCCCTCTGAGCAGCTGATACTCAGCACCATATCTGAGGCAGCT gggagccagatgatgagcaaccTGGACCTGCACCGAGAAAACCCCAAAGGCAGTACCATCGTCTGCGG TCAGGCGGAGAGACTGCTATTACAGCAGAGCGCTGGGATCCTGGACGCTATCTCTAGCCTGCCTGAGGTGGTGCATCAGGAATCACAAGCCCtccgtgataccatcagggaggacgGACAGGGGCTTCAGCAGGTGATGCGGGAGCTTTGCCGGGCAACACAGGAACAAACCGAGGTGTGGAGGGAGCTGCTGCAGCGGTTGCCTCTTGTCCAACCGCAGGCACCAGCGGCACCATGGGCTTCCATGGGGCCCTGGATGCAGTACCCTCCTCCTTATGGGGCACCAGCCCATGCAGAAATGCCCGCCGTGGGACAACAACCTGCGCCTCAGCCTGGTGTAGCCTATCCATGGatggcacccccacccccaccacctgcCGTGCTTGCAGCACCACCACCAGAGCTGCAGCAGCCACTGGCTGgaccttcctgcagccatgaactgACCCAACCTCCTGTGCCGTTGGAGGGGAGCGTCAGCAGTGGGAGGAGCCCATTGCAGAGGAGCTCCAGGTTGGGGCAGCCAAAGCTTCCTGAGGGCCGAAGGAGAGGAAGGCCAAGGAAGTGA